The Sediminicola sp. YIK13 genomic sequence TTGTTGGTGTAATTGTTCCAATGCCCATATTACCATTTTGCATCAATACCGTTCTGTTTTCATTTGATTGTCCATTGGGTCTAAATTCAATAAAATCATTATTTCCAAATTGTCCAATGTCCCAAAAATAGTTAGAACTACCTTTAATTCTCAAATAGGCCCAATTTGTAGGGTCCGTATTTTCTAGGTATAGATCTGCCTGGTTTCATTTTATGTGAAGGTCACTTTAAGGGTAAGAAGTACCAATACCTACATTTCCTGTGGACTCGATTTTATTTTGCCCTAAAATGGAGAATGTGACCATAAGCAGGCCCACCGTGGTAGTAAAATTGATTATTATGTTGTTTATGTTAGGCGTTTTAAGAAGAAGCAATTTTCCCTTGGGTTCAATTAAACTGAACTTTCAACGTATATGTTGAACAAGTAAGGTAGCCCTCAAAAATTCTTTATTGTTCTTGTAATCTTTTTGTTCGAAAAATTCGATATGTAATATTTCTCCGAATGTTGCTCTTTGTTCGATACTATGTACGGTTTTCAAAATATTGGAGAAACCTCCTTCCATCGTAATAGTATACGTGTTAAGTTCGGTATCATTATCAATAAAAATATGAGGCTTGTTAAAATCTATTAGTTTTAGATTATTTTGAATGATTTGAGAATTTAAAACTCTCAACAAATTATTTTCCAAAGAAGAGTTACCAACATTCATTTCTGTTAAAAGAGAATCATAATATTGTTTCTTACCGGAATACATGGAAATTTGCTTAGGTATATCTTTAAATATTTGTTCTTCTTTTGATAAGGCTCCTAATTCTTGGTGAAGCTCTATTGTGTTGGAAATTGCCAGCTTATATGAAAGAAACAACATTACAGCCAAACCTAGCCATGTGATATTGATTTTTGTTCTAGTTTTCATCCATTCTTATTTTTAATGAAAAATTAGAGGAGTTTGAGTTGTTATAATCGTAATCCATTGTCTCTACACTACTAATCCAAGTAAATTTTTCCAATTGTTCAATCCAATCAGAAAATACCTCGCCATTTGAGGCTTTACCCGACATTAGTATAACGTTGTCCTCTACTTCTATGGGCTTTGATTCTCTAACAGGCTTTATTAATGGTTGATAATTAAGTTGATCCAATAAAATGGAACTTGGAATGGTTTTTACAATTTTATCAATGTAGTAAGAGGATTTTGAATTTGAAGAAGACAACAGCGCATTTACTCTTTCTTCCTTCTTTTTAACCATAGCCCCCAATTGGATTAATTTCTCCCTGTTGGCACTATTGAATTCTGAGGTTGTCTTTAGGTTTTCTACTTTTTCAAAGTAATGATTAAAAATGATGAAATTTCCAAATAAAATTGCTAAAATGAAGATTAGCGATGATTTTAACAGTAAATTAAACCGTCGTTTTGCTCTAAATTCCATTTTTAGGAAAGCGAACGTATCTTCAAAATTAGAGCTACCATGGTTGTCTTCGGAAATAAAAGATAGTATAGCTCCAAAATTTAACACTTGTTCACTAGTGATTGTTAAGCCATTTAGGTCATAATTGATACTTTGGACCTTCTTTTCTTTTATTAAAGACGCTATAGCTCGTATAGAACCATTTTCCATAAGTATTTGATTATTATATATTTGAAAAGTTGTTTGTGGCATAAAATGAAAAATACTTTTCAGTGAGCTTATTCCCAAACTAAAACCAGCTACTTCAATTTTTAATTCCTTTATCTTATCCAACAAGACATTCACATTTTCTTTTTTGGTAATTGTAACTAAAGATTTATTGCCTAAAGACTGTGCTTGAAAATAAAAATTATCAAAGTCCAAATTAGGGAATGCATTATGGACCTTAGCTTCTAAATTAGTGTTGGTAGAGCTGTCCATCACTTTTGTAATTACATTCCCAGTATTTAAAGACAAGAGTAGGGGAGATCCTTTCTTTACGATATTAATGATTTCTTCCAGATTTGAAAATGTCTTTTGTGAACCAATCAATAGTTCGCCCTTCTTTCTAATAACTTCCAGTAAATGAAACTCAATTTGTACTTGATTATCAATGACTTCAAGCCCATAATAATGATTCCCAAGGTTTACATATGTCTTTAATTGGTCTAGTAGCACTAGTAGATAACTGTTGGTTTAATAAGTATTGTTAATTTTTGCTTGGAATCTTCCCGTTTTCTTTTACTGAATAGCCATTTAATAATTGGAATCCTCGCCAATAGAGGAACTCCACTTCCAGAATCGTTCTTGACTTTCTCCTCCAAACCTCCTAAAACCGCTAAATCTTGATCTTGCATCCGTATAATGGAACTGAATTCTCTAGAGGTAAGGCCCGGGGGAGCATCGTTTTCTATTCTCGTTCCACTAAAATCAGATTGTATTACATTGATGTCCAAGGTAACCTGGCCATTACCAGAAACGAGCGGTTTTATGCTTATTGCCAATTCTGCATCTATAGGTTGGTAATTTCTTATTTCCGAAGAAGTGGGAATCTGTGATCCAAAGAAGTTTTGGCTGGTAACAACATAATAAGTCGTCTCGCCGATAGATAGGTTAGCTCTATGTCCGTTTAAAGTAGATAATTTAGGGGTTGATCGGATTTTTAAGTTACCATTCTCTTCAAGTGCCTTTATGGTGGCAAAAAAATTAGGGACTACTTTACCTACATTAAAAGATCCAAAACCATCAAACCCACCAATAACTTTATTAACTGTTTTTGCTCCTAAAGTCAAATCCGTAGTTGGAAAAAGATCTCCTTTTGTGGTGGTTGGTTCATCTCCTAATCCCCAACTTATGCCCGTTTCCACACTGGCGGATTTCTTTACTTCAATAAGCATTACTTCTATTAGGATTACCGGAACTGGTTTATCTATTTCCTTAATGAATTTTTTAAATCGGTTAATGTTTGCAGATGGCCCACTTACTAAAAAACTGTTCAACTCATAGTCAATTTTAATGTCCAAGTCGGCTTTAACATCGTCAGGGAGAATATTGACCAAGGCTTCCGCGTTATTTTCATAAGATTCAAATGCATTGGATTGGGTAGATATTCTTCTAGAATTGTTCACGCCTTGGTTATTGCTAAATCCCTGATTATTTTGAAACCCATCTTGACCTCCACCACCACCAAGATAATTGACATTCCCAGAGACCGTTCTCCCAGCAGACCTATTACCTCCTCTGTATGGTGTCGGATCACCCAATAATTCTATGGATCGATGCATCATTTGAACCACTTCTAGCTTACGAACACTTAATTGATCCGTAGTTCCGAAAAAGTAGATGTCATTCTCCTTTTTAAAACTGAAGTTTGAATTTCCCATTTCAGCAATTAGATTGCCTTGACCCACATTCTGGTTTGGAACTCTATTTTGGTTGAAATTATTGGTAGGATCGGGGCCATTAATCATATCACTGCCTTTAGTCTGTCCCTCAAACATTCGTTCCAGTAGGGTGTCATAGTATATTTGGGTAGCCTTAAAGCTGATTGTTCCGGCTTCTTCCAAAGGAGTTGCAACGTAATAGTCCAATTTTAGATCAAAGCTTAAATTATTGATGACCTCGGCTATAGGTGCATTTTCAAAATCTACGTTTAGCATCCGCCTTGTGGTATCTAAGACCTGATAAAAAATAGAATTACCCTTAGGAATCCTTTGTGGTCTATTTTGTGGTGTACCCTCAGGGTTATTGTTTAATTGGTAGTTTGAATTGAATAAATAAAAGCCATCCCGAGATTTTGAGTACGTTAAGCCATTGGTCTCAGCTAATTTTTCCATGGCAGTATCAAATGGAACCTTGTTCAGATACAAGGTTAGAGCAGTATTTTCCATGCCACTGTTGTATAACAAGTTTCTATCGCTGATATCCATAACTTTTCTAAAAACACTCTCTAAAGGATCATTTTTAAGATCCATTGATATTAGGTTGTTTAGGGGATCAAAATTGATAAGAATTTCTTTTTCCTTAGGTTCTGCCTTGGGTGGATTGTATTGAACAATGGAAAGGATATTGCCTGTAAACTTTATATCCAAATCGTATTGTTTGCAAAGAAACACCAATAAGTCGGCTACTGTTACGTTCGAAAAATTATTCACAATGGTAATGTTCTGAAGGCCTGGGTCTACGTTAATGTTTACTTGGTGCACTCTAGAAACAGCAATAAGAAAATTAGATAAGGTAACATTGGTCACATTAATATCAAGTTTTAAACTTTCAGTTAGCCCAGCATTGTCAACAGCTAGTAGTTCCAAGTTATTCTTGATATTTGCAATTCTTTGGTTTTCCTGACCCGAAGCAACAAGGGTCAAAAGGAAACACAATAAAACTAGGTATTTCTTCATTGGTTAATTGGATAATAGGGCATAGACTTCATCAATTGAGGTTACCCCTTCTTTGATCATCTGTACTGCATTCTTTTTTAAGGTGATTATATTATTTTGATTAAGGTATTCGTCAATCTCTAAGGTATTGTTTTTAATGTGATAAATTAACTCTTTAGTGATGGGCACAATC encodes the following:
- a CDS encoding type II secretion system protein GspD yields the protein MKKYLVLLCFLLTLVASGQENQRIANIKNNLELLAVDNAGLTESLKLDINVTNVTLSNFLIAVSRVHQVNINVDPGLQNITIVNNFSNVTVADLLVFLCKQYDLDIKFTGNILSIVQYNPPKAEPKEKEILINFDPLNNLISMDLKNDPLESVFRKVMDISDRNLLYNSGMENTALTLYLNKVPFDTAMEKLAETNGLTYSKSRDGFYLFNSNYQLNNNPEGTPQNRPQRIPKGNSIFYQVLDTTRRMLNVDFENAPIAEVINNLSFDLKLDYYVATPLEEAGTISFKATQIYYDTLLERMFEGQTKGSDMINGPDPTNNFNQNRVPNQNVGQGNLIAEMGNSNFSFKKENDIYFFGTTDQLSVRKLEVVQMMHRSIELLGDPTPYRGGNRSAGRTVSGNVNYLGGGGGQDGFQNNQGFSNNQGVNNSRRISTQSNAFESYENNAEALVNILPDDVKADLDIKIDYELNSFLVSGPSANINRFKKFIKEIDKPVPVILIEVMLIEVKKSASVETGISWGLGDEPTTTKGDLFPTTDLTLGAKTVNKVIGGFDGFGSFNVGKVVPNFFATIKALEENGNLKIRSTPKLSTLNGHRANLSIGETTYYVVTSQNFFGSQIPTSSEIRNYQPIDAELAISIKPLVSGNGQVTLDINVIQSDFSGTRIENDAPPGLTSREFSSIIRMQDQDLAVLGGLEEKVKNDSGSGVPLLARIPIIKWLFSKRKREDSKQKLTILIKPTVIY